A region from the Microcella frigidaquae genome encodes:
- a CDS encoding ABC transporter ATP-binding protein codes for MATVTFDKATRLYPGSTVPAVDALDLQIADGEFLVLVGPSGCGKSTSLRMLAGLEEVNDGNIFIGDRNVTDVPPKDRDIAMVFQNYALYPHMTVAENMGFALKIAGVSKDERASRVLEAAKLLDLEPYLDRKPKALSGGQRQRVAMGRAIVRQPQVFLMDEPLSNLDAKLRVQTRTQIASLQRRLGVTTVYVTHDQTEALTMGDRIAVLKDGILQQVGTPRDLYETPNNVFVAGFIGSPAMNLFPAEVADGGVKFGSAIAPVARDVLASTSEKLVTVGVRPEDLIINEKGDGLAVTVDIVEELGADGYLYGNAEVNGQRVDIVARVDGRVHPHSGDTVYLTPEPKHVHVFDTASGLRLNKEPVAS; via the coding sequence ATGGCAACTGTGACCTTCGACAAGGCCACCCGTCTCTACCCGGGCTCGACCGTTCCCGCCGTCGACGCCCTCGACCTCCAGATCGCCGACGGCGAGTTCCTGGTTCTCGTCGGCCCCTCCGGCTGCGGCAAGTCGACCTCGCTGCGCATGCTCGCCGGCCTCGAGGAGGTCAACGACGGCAACATCTTCATCGGCGACCGCAACGTCACCGACGTGCCGCCGAAGGACCGCGACATCGCGATGGTCTTCCAGAACTACGCGCTGTACCCGCACATGACCGTGGCCGAGAACATGGGCTTCGCGCTCAAGATCGCCGGCGTCAGCAAGGACGAGCGCGCCAGCCGCGTGCTCGAGGCCGCGAAGCTGCTCGACCTCGAGCCCTACCTCGACCGCAAGCCGAAGGCCCTCTCGGGCGGTCAGCGCCAGCGCGTCGCGATGGGCCGCGCGATCGTGCGCCAGCCCCAGGTCTTCCTCATGGACGAGCCGCTGTCGAACCTCGACGCGAAGCTGCGCGTGCAGACCCGCACCCAGATCGCCTCGCTGCAGCGCCGCCTCGGCGTCACCACGGTCTACGTCACCCACGACCAGACCGAGGCCCTCACCATGGGCGACCGCATCGCGGTGCTCAAGGACGGCATCCTGCAGCAGGTCGGCACCCCGCGCGACCTCTACGAGACCCCGAACAACGTCTTCGTGGCCGGCTTCATCGGCTCGCCCGCGATGAACCTGTTCCCGGCCGAGGTCGCCGACGGCGGCGTGAAGTTCGGCTCGGCCATCGCGCCGGTCGCGCGCGACGTGCTCGCGTCGACGAGCGAGAAGCTCGTCACGGTCGGTGTGCGCCCGGAGGACCTGATCATCAACGAGAAGGGCGACGGCCTCGCCGTCACCGTCGACATCGTCGAGGAGCTCGGGGCCGACGGCTACCTGTACGGGAACGCCGAGGTCAACGGGCAGCGCGTCGACATCGTCGCCCGCGTCGACGGCCGCGTGCACCCGCACAGCGGCGACACCGTCTACCTGACCCCGGAGCCGAAGCACGTGCACGTGTTCGACACCGCTTCGGGCCTGCGTCTCAACAAGGAGCCGGTCGCGAGCTGA
- a CDS encoding DsbA family protein, which translates to MNEHRSGHERPSKNQRRAEAREKARQLREEQQKKERRNRWLLQGGVAFAAIAIVAVIALVLVNSVRPDGPGPRNMASDGIRIGAEFQVVPTASLPAGRDPLVSEANPPGVVDIQIVVDYLCPICGEFEATNGAFIETLIASGAATVEYRPIAILTSRSAGTEYSLRAANAAACVADRDPAAFFDFNASLFAEQPEEGTPGLDDERLIELAGEAGATAPTVERCIRDRTFASWVRDATDRALTGPLAIRDIAVDRVEGTPTIFVNGLRFEYRYPFEQEDFAQFVLQAAGDEFSTNPTPSPTPTPTP; encoded by the coding sequence ATGAACGAGCACCGCTCCGGGCACGAGCGCCCCTCGAAGAATCAGCGGCGTGCCGAGGCCCGCGAGAAGGCCCGGCAGCTGCGCGAGGAGCAGCAGAAGAAGGAGCGGCGCAACCGCTGGCTGCTGCAGGGCGGTGTCGCCTTCGCGGCCATCGCGATCGTCGCGGTCATCGCCCTCGTGCTCGTCAACTCGGTGCGTCCCGACGGCCCCGGGCCGCGCAACATGGCCAGCGACGGCATCCGCATCGGCGCCGAGTTCCAGGTCGTGCCGACCGCCTCGCTGCCGGCCGGGCGCGACCCACTGGTCTCCGAGGCCAACCCGCCGGGAGTGGTCGACATCCAGATCGTCGTCGACTACCTCTGCCCGATCTGCGGCGAGTTCGAGGCGACCAACGGAGCGTTCATCGAGACCCTGATCGCCTCGGGCGCCGCGACCGTCGAGTACCGCCCGATCGCGATCCTCACGAGCCGCTCGGCCGGCACCGAGTACTCGCTGCGCGCCGCCAACGCCGCTGCCTGCGTCGCCGACCGCGATCCGGCGGCCTTCTTCGACTTCAACGCCAGCCTGTTCGCCGAGCAGCCCGAGGAGGGCACGCCGGGTCTGGACGACGAGCGGCTCATCGAGCTCGCGGGCGAGGCGGGGGCCACAGCGCCGACCGTCGAGCGGTGCATCCGCGACCGCACCTTCGCCTCGTGGGTGCGCGACGCGACGGATCGAGCGCTGACCGGGCCGCTCGCGATCCGCGACATCGCGGTCGACCGCGTCGAGGGCACGCCGACGATCTTCGTCAACGGGCTGCGTTTCGAGTACCGCTATCCCTTCGAGCAGGAGGACTTCGCCCAGTTCGTGCTGCAGGCGGCGGGCGACGAGTTCTCGACCAACCCGACGCCGAGCCCCACGCCGACGCCTACGCCGTAG
- a CDS encoding tyrosine-type recombinase/integrase — MSSSRRIAAEKAGRRRAAEAIERALVELTRSGGDAPAPTMKIAQLGQAFLTSKAGDRTAPATHALYARTLDKLILPRFGSLTVTEATVPRLQALVDGIRADHGPASAKSARSVLSGMFALAVRTGALQRNPVRELEGIRQARDGAKAITQSELEFLLAAVRTDARLSELDLVDLIEFMAGTGCRVGEAIALQWDDVDLGNGTVRLHATVVRVVGRGLVRQDHGKTAASGRTIQMPARLLEVLSARRERISGALVFPTVLGNLRDPQNTSRDWREARERLGLGDVKLHAFRKTVATLLDSAGLSARDIAEYLGHANPSMTQDVYMSKTAGTARAAALLSEIVV, encoded by the coding sequence ATGAGCTCGAGCAGGCGAATCGCAGCCGAGAAGGCCGGCCGCCGCAGAGCGGCCGAGGCAATCGAGCGGGCCCTGGTCGAACTAACGAGGAGTGGTGGCGATGCGCCAGCGCCGACGATGAAGATCGCGCAGCTGGGGCAGGCCTTCCTCACGTCGAAGGCTGGCGATCGCACGGCGCCCGCGACACATGCACTCTACGCCCGAACTCTCGACAAGCTGATCTTGCCCCGATTCGGGTCCCTTACGGTCACAGAGGCGACCGTGCCGCGACTGCAGGCTCTCGTCGACGGGATCCGCGCCGATCACGGTCCAGCCAGCGCAAAGAGCGCCCGGAGCGTGCTCAGCGGCATGTTCGCTCTAGCCGTGCGCACCGGGGCGCTCCAGCGAAACCCGGTGCGAGAGCTCGAGGGGATTCGCCAGGCGCGCGATGGCGCGAAGGCGATCACGCAGAGCGAGCTTGAGTTCTTGCTCGCGGCCGTGCGCACAGACGCTCGCCTGTCCGAGCTCGACCTCGTCGACCTCATCGAGTTCATGGCGGGGACCGGGTGTCGGGTCGGCGAGGCGATCGCGCTGCAATGGGACGACGTCGACCTCGGCAACGGAACGGTACGCCTCCACGCGACCGTCGTGCGAGTGGTCGGGCGTGGACTGGTTAGGCAGGATCACGGCAAGACGGCGGCGAGCGGTCGCACGATCCAGATGCCTGCAAGACTGCTGGAGGTACTCAGCGCACGACGAGAGCGCATCAGCGGAGCGTTGGTGTTCCCTACGGTGCTCGGCAACCTCCGCGACCCTCAGAACACGTCGAGGGACTGGCGAGAGGCTCGAGAGCGGCTTGGTCTGGGCGACGTGAAGCTGCACGCTTTCCGCAAGACCGTCGCGACGCTCTTGGACTCGGCCGGGCTCTCCGCCCGCGACATTGCCGAGTACCTCGGTCACGCGAACCCGTCGATGACCCAAGACGTCTACATGTCGAAGACCGCGGGAACAGCACGAGCGGCCGCTCTACTCAGCGAGATCGTCGTCTGA
- a CDS encoding helix-turn-helix domain-containing protein, with translation MTSDPTGPAQLSVFAQNVARYRAARGWTQRELAEALSSRGMPVDSTAVSRIENGTRDVRLSEALLIADALSVDLDRLLIGMRSPAQELRHRREVSDDWALQFSEILPNWLHSMRRTSEFLQENPNLVATVFDDRVGRPKSADDYLPWVMRRIRSKNDQFRIARAWQGVVVRTDIEARQLMQVIGAALEGLLTVAEGEDAQARHPHEIVELLENLTFLERSNNGG, from the coding sequence ATGACAAGCGATCCCACGGGCCCGGCACAGCTCAGCGTCTTTGCGCAGAACGTGGCCCGCTACAGAGCTGCACGCGGTTGGACTCAACGAGAGCTTGCAGAAGCTCTCAGCAGCCGAGGGATGCCGGTCGATTCAACCGCCGTCTCGAGGATCGAGAACGGTACGAGAGATGTCCGACTGTCGGAAGCGCTCCTCATTGCCGATGCCCTCAGCGTCGACCTAGATCGACTGCTGATTGGGATGCGATCCCCAGCGCAGGAGCTGAGGCACCGGCGCGAAGTCAGCGACGACTGGGCCCTCCAATTCAGCGAGATCCTGCCGAACTGGCTCCACTCCATGCGGAGAACATCGGAGTTCCTCCAGGAGAACCCGAATCTCGTTGCCACGGTATTCGATGACCGTGTCGGCCGACCGAAGTCGGCGGATGACTACCTCCCGTGGGTGATGCGACGGATTCGGTCGAAGAACGATCAGTTCCGTATCGCTCGAGCATGGCAAGGGGTGGTGGTGAGAACCGATATCGAAGCCCGGCAACTCATGCAGGTCATCGGCGCTGCTCTCGAGGGCTTGCTGACGGTCGCAGAGGGCGAGGATGCCCAGGCGCGGCACCCCCATGAGATCGTCGAGCTACTCGAGAATCTGACCTTCCTGGAGAGGAGCAACAACGGTGGCTAG
- a CDS encoding tyrosine-type recombinase/integrase — protein sequence MTATDDQVWALWDVHMRAGGCTDRTIRNRRIWFRELARTLGKPIATATKLDLVEYLGRAHLSPRTRQNYRSAMHTLFTLMQDEGIRHDNPAARLPRVHVARLEPHPFTIEEVQRLLESGIYGRTRLYVLLALYMGLRAAEIAQLRGEHVDWDRRRLWIEAAKGGVKVWRPLHPIIWEVIQTLPREGYWFPSHTLPGQPISPKSVSNTLCAAIKRAGMSGHRAHQLRATFATEMIRAGVSTTVASHAMRHANPATLSRYVKPDDLAILDAITKIPTVAIPTRTNRRRSPEVA from the coding sequence GTGACAGCGACAGACGATCAGGTGTGGGCGCTGTGGGACGTCCACATGCGCGCCGGCGGCTGCACCGACCGCACGATCCGCAACCGCCGCATCTGGTTCCGCGAACTCGCCCGCACGCTCGGCAAGCCGATCGCGACCGCCACGAAGCTCGACCTCGTCGAGTACCTCGGCCGCGCCCACCTCAGCCCGCGCACCCGCCAGAACTACCGAAGCGCAATGCACACCCTGTTCACGCTCATGCAGGACGAGGGCATCCGGCACGACAACCCCGCCGCCCGCCTGCCGCGCGTGCACGTCGCCCGCCTCGAGCCTCACCCGTTCACCATCGAGGAAGTCCAGCGACTGCTCGAGTCCGGCATCTACGGCAGAACTCGCCTCTATGTGCTCCTGGCCCTCTACATGGGTCTCCGCGCGGCAGAGATCGCCCAGCTGCGAGGCGAGCACGTCGACTGGGACCGCCGCCGCCTCTGGATCGAAGCCGCCAAGGGGGGAGTGAAGGTCTGGCGCCCGCTCCACCCGATCATCTGGGAGGTCATTCAAACGCTCCCGCGCGAGGGCTATTGGTTCCCCAGCCACACCCTGCCCGGACAACCGATCAGCCCGAAGTCGGTATCCAACACCCTGTGCGCAGCGATCAAGCGCGCCGGCATGTCCGGCCACCGAGCCCACCAGCTGCGCGCGACCTTCGCCACCGAGATGATCCGCGCCGGAGTCTCCACCACCGTCGCCAGCCACGCCATGCGCCACGCAAACCCCGCGACCCTCTCCCGCTACGTCAAGCCCGACGACCTCGCGATCCTCGACGCCATCACCAAGATCCCCACCGTCGCGATCCCGACCCGAACGAACAGACGGCGCTCGCCGGAGGTCGCCTGA
- a CDS encoding helix-turn-helix domain-containing protein: MIRPPETYIVPAGSVMVPARIARLLMVKILDSYRSRIRGVDPELDTILTALDLAGRRWAAQRADRGTPVAATAEPVEPSNEWFTTTQAADVLGITSRAVRKALAEKKLTGFHRGGQWWIAREELAHYRATRDHHEETP; the protein is encoded by the coding sequence ATGATCCGACCTCCCGAGACCTACATCGTGCCCGCGGGCTCCGTCATGGTCCCAGCCCGCATCGCTCGCCTGCTCATGGTCAAGATCCTCGACAGCTACCGCAGCAGGATCCGCGGCGTCGACCCCGAGCTCGACACCATCCTCACCGCCCTCGACCTCGCCGGCCGCCGATGGGCCGCGCAACGGGCCGACCGCGGAACCCCAGTTGCGGCAACCGCGGAACCCGTCGAACCATCGAACGAATGGTTCACCACGACCCAAGCGGCTGACGTGCTCGGGATCACATCCCGGGCAGTACGGAAGGCGCTCGCCGAGAAGAAGCTCACGGGCTTCCACCGCGGCGGCCAGTGGTGGATCGCACGAGAAGAGCTCGCGCACTACCGCGCGACTCGCGACCATCACGAGGAGACCCCATGA